TCGGGAGTGCATCGAGACGTTCCGCGATAGCCTCGCGCTGAACGCCGATGACTACGACGTGTGTGTGATCGACACGCCACCGGCGCTGACCAACCGCACTTTCGGGGCGTTGCTGGCGGCCGACGCGGTTATCGCGCCGATCGGCATGAACGACTATTCCATTCAGGGCGTGACCGAGCTGTTGCGCGCCATGAAAGGCGTCGCGCAGCATTATAAGCGCCCCCCCCATCTCTTTCTTGGCCTGCTACCATCGATCTACGATCGCAAGAGCCGCCGCGAGCGTGAGCTTTTCGAGAGCTTGGCGGGGGAAGTCGGCAAACTTCTCTTTCCGGGTGTCGTCGCGAAACGTGACCTTTATTCGCGATCGGCGGGGGAAAGTGACGCCGTGTGGAACATGAAAGGAGCTGCCGCGCGTGACGCGGGCGAGGAAATCCGCGGTGTCCTCGCGACGATCGCGCAGAAGATGGAGTTGGGCGAATGAGCAAGCAGACGACCAAGAGCACCGCCAAGCCGCGCGCGTCCTTTGCCGCCGCCTCGTTTGGCAATCTGCGCGCCGCGTCCGGCGAGGGACAGGGCGAGGCTCTGCGCATCCTTCTTGCGGACATTGACGAAGACCCCGACCAGCCCCGCAAGAGCTTCGACCAGGCCGAGCTTGAGAGCATGGCCGAGTCCATCAAGCTCAAGGGGGTGGTGCAGCCGATCGTCGTCCGCCCGCCCGTGGACGGACGCTATATGCTGGCGATGGGAGCACGCCGCTTCCGCGCCTCGAAGCTGGCGGCCGTGGCCGACATTCCGGCGATCGTGCGGGCCGCCAGCGAGGACGACTATGCCGCCCAGGTGATCGAGAACCAGCAGCGGGCGAACCTCACCAACAGCGAGCTTGCCGCAGCCGTCGAGCAGCTTTCGGCCGACAAGCACAACAACAAGCAGATCGGCGTCATCTGCAATTTGAAGGATTATCAGGTCGCGGCGTTCAAGCAGGTCGGCAAGTTTCCCGCCGAGTTGCGCGATCGTCTCGACAACGCCGATATTCGCGCGCTCTACGACCTGTTCCGCCAGTGGGGAAAGACGCCGGCCGAGATCATCGACGCCCTGCCCGACGCCGAAACCTTTATCACCATAACCGAAGCACGGCGCATCATCGGCAGCATCACGGGCAAGCCGACCGGCAGCATCGTTCTGGATCGGCCAGCGCCGGCTTCCGAGCCGCCCCTTGCTCCCGTTGCTTCGCCTGTCGCCCCTCCCGCCCGCGAGAGTGAGCCAGAGCGGGAGGAAGCCCCTGCCCCCGTTCGTCAGCCTTCGGAGCCCTTGCACAGTGCAAGTCCTGTTCCTGCCGCTCCGCAACGGTCGATCGAGGCGGAATGGGATGCCCGTCGCGAGGCGTCGCAGACCTCTGCCCCGGCCGGGAAAGGCACGCCTGTCTTCATCGTGAAGGTCGGTGACGGCGAGACAGGGCGGCTTGTGGTGGATCGGCGCGGCGAGCGCGAGGGTTCTGCGCTGGTCGCCTACGCAACCGGCATCGAGGAAGTGGACGCCGCCG
The genomic region above belongs to Methylorubrum populi and contains:
- a CDS encoding ParA family protein → MKTLVVMNEKGGVGKTNIVAHAGWYFSERLRTLVIDLDQQANLTKTLGAYVGRVESVALFDEPTKVPSVGSLTVTRSTRELLGVEGADRECIETFRDSLALNADDYDVCVIDTPPALTNRTFGALLAADAVIAPIGMNDYSIQGVTELLRAMKGVAQHYKRPPHLFLGLLPSIYDRKSRRERELFESLAGEVGKLLFPGVVAKRDLYSRSAGESDAVWNMKGAAARDAGEEIRGVLATIAQKMELGE
- a CDS encoding ParB/RepB/Spo0J family partition protein, producing the protein MSKQTTKSTAKPRASFAAASFGNLRAASGEGQGEALRILLADIDEDPDQPRKSFDQAELESMAESIKLKGVVQPIVVRPPVDGRYMLAMGARRFRASKLAAVADIPAIVRAASEDDYAAQVIENQQRANLTNSELAAAVEQLSADKHNNKQIGVICNLKDYQVAAFKQVGKFPAELRDRLDNADIRALYDLFRQWGKTPAEIIDALPDAETFITITEARRIIGSITGKPTGSIVLDRPAPASEPPLAPVASPVAPPARESEPEREEAPAPVRQPSEPLHSASPVPAAPQRSIEAEWDARREASQTSAPAGKGTPVFIVKVGDGETGRLVVDRRGEREGSALVAYATGIEEVDAAELRIVRIE